In a single window of the Drosophila miranda strain MSH22 chromosome XL, D.miranda_PacBio2.1, whole genome shotgun sequence genome:
- the LOC108151220 gene encoding casein kinase II subunit beta'-like, whose amino-acid sequence MTDSDETAWIQWFCKQRGNEFFALVDEEFIHDKFNLMFLDTEIRNFRSALDLILDLNSGSRSDNGTQSEVEESAEKLYGMIHARFILTDRGIDLMIKKFQKGVFGTCPRVFCHRQHVLPIGLSDTPGEEMVRLYCPKCNDIYTPKSTRHRNLDGAYFGTNFPQMLFMVKPEARPKRSKTKFVPRLYGFKIHPLAHRVGAPKVLNETDI is encoded by the exons ATGACTGACTCCGACGAGACCGCCTGGATACAATGGTTCTGCAAGCAGCGCGGAAACGAGTTCTTTGCATTGGTGGATGAGGAGTTCATCCACGACAAGTTCAACCTGATGTTCCTGGACACGGAGATCAGAAACTTTCGCAGCGCCCTCGATTTGATCCTCGACCTGAACTCAGGGTCCCGCTCCGATAATGGAACCCAGTCCGAGGTGGAGGAAAGCGCCGAGAAGCTCTACGGGATGATCCACGCCCGCTTCATCCTCACCGATCGCGGCATTGATCTGATGATCAAGAAGTTCCAAAAGGGCGTCTTTGGAACATGCCCACGCGTCTTCTGCCATCGCCAGCACGTGCTGCCCATCGGCCTGAGCGACACTCCCGGCGAGGAAATGGTGCGTCTCTACTGCCCCAAGTGCAACGACATATACACTCCGAAGTCCACGCGCCATCGCAACCTGGATGGCGCCTACTTCGGCACTAACTTCCCCCAAATGCTGTTCATGGTCAAACCGGAGGCGCGACCCAAGCGTTCAAAGACCAAGTTTGTGCCCAG ACTCTATGGGTTCAAGATCCATCCACTGGCACATCGCGTTGGGGCCCCAAAGGTCTTGAATGAAACTGATATTTAG